The Chelatococcus sp. HY11 genome includes a window with the following:
- a CDS encoding PRC-barrel domain-containing protein, whose translation MMMKRVTLATALLAAVAAGPVLAQNATNPSTTAPGGNPPATAPMAPNPTMGSPAAPGAAVTYMSQQTDNQLLGSKLIGASVVGNEDASIGEINDLLIAQNGTVEGVVVGVGGFLGLGQKNVAVPMTALQVTPDGNAANTPKITMQVSKADLQNAPDFKRADDNSDSMTTGSTSPAAPPAAPGAPAAPVR comes from the coding sequence ATGATGATGAAGCGCGTAACGCTTGCTACTGCCCTCTTGGCAGCCGTGGCTGCCGGGCCGGTCCTTGCTCAGAACGCCACCAACCCTTCCACGACGGCACCGGGTGGCAATCCGCCCGCAACGGCGCCGATGGCTCCGAACCCGACCATGGGTTCGCCAGCTGCACCCGGTGCTGCGGTGACCTATATGTCGCAGCAGACCGACAATCAATTGCTCGGTTCCAAGCTGATCGGCGCGTCGGTGGTCGGTAACGAGGATGCCTCGATCGGCGAGATCAACGACCTGCTGATTGCGCAGAATGGGACTGTCGAAGGGGTTGTGGTCGGGGTTGGCGGTTTTCTGGGGCTAGGCCAGAAGAACGTCGCCGTTCCCATGACGGCGCTGCAAGTGACGCCGGATGGCAATGCGGCCAATACACCCAAGATCACCATGCAGGTCAGCAAGGCCGATCTGCAGAACGCGCCGGACTTCAAGCGCGCGGATGATAACTCGGATTCGATGACCACCGGATCGACGAGCCCGGCGGCTCCTCCAGCGGCACCCGGCGCGCCAGCCGCACCGGTTCGCTAA
- a CDS encoding FUSC family protein, with protein MLDATRSKLRSIPFEGMSALLCMPALVVTLAYGALSGDVIHASILTGGALAVGFGSVHAFTDYRSAPMLLAAIGIAISTFVGSLVGNHELLFILTAVLWAATCAIFATIEFGAWWIILQWSIALFVAGYFPADMTGAAARAGLAFTGGLLQFCLVLIGWRISGGPRSSGAHHSIRRIRKSLRLARHGRLPTVRHAARAGLSVAIALGVVHWMDLPYGYWAAMTAFIVLRPQLRATRTRGFERLMGTLVGAGLATIISLMQLSDAIMLVLTLVTAWLAYGLQRSRYILFTIAITATIVFVLTLEHQPGPLSALHRLFATALGGIIALVIAFITSPKNWPAPLRRSVSAPSGFIRGALAQREVALRRRATKAPRLSSTRDDVT; from the coding sequence ATGTTGGATGCGACACGCAGCAAACTCCGTTCGATCCCCTTCGAGGGGATGTCCGCTCTGCTGTGCATGCCCGCCCTCGTTGTCACCCTGGCTTATGGCGCTCTGAGCGGCGATGTCATCCACGCCAGCATCCTCACGGGCGGGGCTCTCGCCGTCGGCTTTGGCTCCGTGCATGCCTTCACGGACTATCGCTCGGCGCCCATGCTTCTGGCGGCGATCGGAATCGCCATTTCCACATTCGTCGGCTCGCTGGTCGGCAACCATGAGCTTCTCTTCATTCTGACAGCCGTCCTGTGGGCGGCGACTTGCGCGATCTTCGCGACGATCGAATTCGGCGCGTGGTGGATCATCCTGCAGTGGTCGATCGCGCTGTTCGTGGCCGGATATTTCCCCGCTGATATGACAGGGGCCGCAGCTCGCGCCGGCCTTGCCTTCACGGGTGGGCTCCTGCAGTTCTGCCTCGTGCTGATAGGCTGGCGGATCAGCGGCGGGCCCCGGTCGTCCGGCGCGCATCACAGCATCAGGCGTATCCGCAAGAGCCTGCGGCTGGCGCGTCACGGCCGGCTACCCACCGTGCGTCACGCTGCCCGCGCCGGACTGTCAGTCGCCATCGCCCTTGGCGTCGTGCATTGGATGGACTTGCCCTATGGCTACTGGGCCGCGATGACGGCCTTCATCGTGCTGCGCCCGCAGCTGCGCGCCACGCGGACGCGCGGTTTCGAGAGGCTCATGGGCACGCTGGTGGGAGCTGGCCTTGCAACAATCATCAGCCTGATGCAGCTGTCCGACGCGATCATGCTCGTCCTCACCTTGGTGACGGCCTGGCTTGCCTATGGTCTCCAGCGCAGTCGCTACATCCTCTTCACCATCGCCATCACCGCGACCATCGTCTTCGTTTTGACGCTTGAGCACCAACCCGGACCGCTTTCCGCCCTCCATCGGCTGTTCGCCACCGCGCTCGGCGGCATCATCGCGCTGGTCATCGCCTTCATCACGAGCCCGAAGAACTGGCCAGCACCGTTGCGACGCTCTGTCAGCGCCCCATCCGGCTTCATCCGTGGAGCCCTCGCGCAAAGGGAGGTGGCTCTGCGGCGGCGCGCGACAAAAGCGCCACGCCTTTCCTCAACACGAGACGATGTCACCTGA
- a CDS encoding DEAD/DEAH box helicase produces the protein MTTFKDLGLAQPLLKALEGEGYHTPTPIQAQSIPHLLEGHDLLGIAQTGTGKTAAFALPILHKLAANKQPRRRHACRALVLSPTRELASQIADSFRTYGRHLGLTIAVCFGGVGVRPQAMQLAQGVDVLVATPGRLIDHLDGRAVNLASVEVFVLDEADQMLDMGFIHAIRRILPGLPKARQNLFFSATMPKEIGALAAEFLKDPVKVSVTPVATTAERVEQQVIFVETAHKRNLLARTLREVVKGRTLVFARTKHGADRIVRHLDQDGVRSAAIHGNKSQGQREKALAEFRSGRTPILVATDIAARGIDVDGVTHVINFDLPNVPESYVHRIGRTARAGAEGSAISFCDAEERAYLRDIEKLTRQKIPATDGRADQSTPLELFSAKPQTKRQGGNGGNNGGRGRPQHAHGGHHGANGGGRNSHSGEGRGAENRNHASGGASQPHGHGDRRGHSAGGHGAAGEANRGNGHGGFANRSGGRDGAPNGAPGGRPRRPRYKGPASRSAQS, from the coding sequence TTGACGACGTTCAAAGACCTGGGCCTTGCCCAGCCCCTGCTCAAGGCCCTGGAAGGCGAAGGCTACCACACCCCCACCCCCATCCAGGCGCAGAGCATTCCCCATCTTCTCGAAGGCCATGATCTTCTCGGCATCGCCCAGACCGGCACCGGCAAGACAGCGGCTTTCGCGCTGCCGATCCTGCACAAGCTCGCGGCCAACAAGCAGCCGCGCCGGCGCCATGCGTGCCGGGCGCTGGTGCTGAGCCCCACACGTGAACTCGCCAGCCAGATCGCGGATAGCTTCCGGACCTACGGCCGGCATCTCGGCCTCACGATCGCTGTCTGCTTCGGCGGTGTCGGCGTTCGCCCCCAGGCCATGCAGCTCGCGCAGGGCGTCGACGTGCTGGTCGCCACGCCCGGACGGCTGATCGACCATCTCGACGGCCGCGCGGTCAACCTCGCGAGCGTGGAGGTCTTTGTCCTCGACGAGGCCGACCAGATGCTCGACATGGGCTTCATCCACGCCATCCGCCGGATCCTTCCCGGCCTGCCCAAGGCCCGGCAGAACCTGTTCTTCTCGGCGACGATGCCGAAGGAGATCGGCGCGCTGGCGGCCGAGTTCCTGAAGGACCCCGTCAAGGTGTCGGTGACCCCGGTCGCGACCACGGCGGAACGTGTCGAGCAGCAAGTCATCTTCGTCGAGACAGCCCACAAGCGTAATCTCCTCGCCAGGACCCTGCGCGAGGTGGTCAAGGGCCGTACCCTCGTCTTCGCGCGCACCAAGCATGGCGCTGATCGCATCGTGCGGCATCTCGATCAGGACGGCGTCCGCTCCGCCGCTATCCACGGCAACAAGAGCCAGGGGCAGCGCGAGAAGGCGCTGGCCGAGTTCCGCTCCGGCCGCACGCCGATCCTCGTCGCGACCGACATCGCCGCGCGCGGCATCGACGTCGATGGGGTGACCCACGTCATCAATTTCGATCTGCCGAATGTTCCGGAATCCTATGTTCACCGCATTGGACGCACGGCCCGCGCCGGCGCCGAGGGTTCCGCGATATCGTTCTGTGATGCCGAGGAACGCGCTTATCTGCGTGATATCGAGAAGCTGACGCGCCAGAAGATTCCGGCGACGGACGGCCGCGCCGACCAGTCCACGCCGCTGGAACTATTCTCCGCGAAGCCCCAGACCAAGCGCCAAGGCGGCAATGGCGGCAACAACGGTGGTCGTGGCCGCCCCCAACACGCCCACGGCGGCCATCACGGCGCCAATGGCGGAGGGCGCAACAGCCACAGCGGCGAGGGCCGGGGCGCCGAAAACCGCAATCACGCCAGCGGCGGCGCATCCCAGCCGCATGGGCATGGTGATCGCCGGGGGCATAGCGCGGGTGGCCACGGCGCTGCCGGCGAGGCGAACCGGGGCAATGGCCATGGCGGCTTCGCCAACCGGTCCGGCGGTCGCGACGGAGCGCCGAACGGGGCACCTGGTGGCCGCCCACGCCGCCCGCGCTACAAGGGCCCCGCCTCGCGCAGCGCCCAGTCGTAG
- a CDS encoding PLP-dependent aminotransferase family protein, which produces MVKGPVRMDGRAAGVTRVAMVMATIRQRIAGRSLTPGAKLPSIRGLAGRLKVSASTVVEAYERLVAEGVIHPRPGSGFYVASQTAPLSLAEIGPKLDRAVDPFWISRQSLEAGEGLMPGCGWLPPAWLPEDSLRRALRSLSRAENTALADYGPPLGLKPLRQLIARRMAERGIEASPDQIMLADSGTQAIDLLCRFLIEPGDTVLIDDPCYFNFQALLRAHRARIVGVPYTPTGPDIELFARALDEQRPRLYITNSAIHNPTGATLSPMAAHKVLKLADQFALTIIEDDIFADFEHVPSPRLAAFDGLDRVIHIGSFSKTLSASARCGFVATRRDWIEGLTDLKIATSFGGGRLNAELVLRVLSDGSYRKHVEGLRGRLSKARFEVAARLKGLGIAPWIEPQAGMFLWARLPDGLDAADVARAALARNVVLAPGNAFSLSQSATAYLRFNVSQTRDDRIFAVLRDVLTQVRNGRV; this is translated from the coding sequence ATGGTGAAAGGTCCAGTACGGATGGACGGGCGGGCGGCCGGGGTTACGCGGGTGGCGATGGTGATGGCGACGATCCGGCAGCGCATCGCTGGACGCAGCCTGACGCCGGGCGCCAAATTGCCGTCGATCCGGGGGCTGGCTGGAAGGTTGAAGGTGTCGGCCTCGACAGTCGTTGAGGCCTACGAGCGCTTGGTCGCCGAGGGCGTGATCCATCCGCGCCCCGGATCCGGCTTCTATGTCGCCAGCCAGACCGCGCCGCTGTCCCTCGCCGAGATCGGCCCGAAGCTCGACCGCGCGGTCGACCCTTTCTGGATTTCACGGCAGTCGTTGGAAGCGGGCGAAGGCCTCATGCCTGGCTGCGGGTGGCTTCCGCCTGCGTGGCTGCCGGAAGACAGCCTGAGGCGTGCGCTGCGCTCGCTCTCCCGCGCCGAGAATACGGCCTTGGCCGACTATGGCCCACCGCTGGGCCTCAAGCCCCTGCGCCAACTGATTGCGCGACGCATGGCGGAGCGGGGTATCGAAGCCTCCCCGGATCAGATCATGCTGGCCGATTCCGGGACGCAGGCTATCGATCTCTTATGCCGCTTCCTCATCGAGCCAGGCGACACGGTATTGATCGATGACCCCTGCTACTTCAATTTCCAGGCGCTTCTCAGGGCGCATCGCGCCCGGATCGTTGGCGTGCCCTATACGCCCACGGGGCCGGATATAGAATTGTTCGCGCGAGCGCTCGACGAGCAGCGGCCACGGCTCTACATCACGAACTCCGCGATCCATAATCCGACCGGCGCCACGCTGTCACCCATGGCCGCCCATAAGGTGCTGAAACTCGCCGATCAGTTCGCCTTGACGATCATCGAGGATGATATCTTCGCCGATTTCGAGCATGTGCCGTCGCCACGCCTGGCAGCCTTCGACGGACTGGACCGTGTCATTCACATCGGCAGTTTCTCGAAGACTTTGTCCGCGTCGGCGCGGTGCGGCTTCGTGGCGACTCGACGGGACTGGATCGAGGGGCTGACGGATCTCAAGATCGCCACATCATTCGGCGGCGGTCGGCTCAATGCCGAACTGGTCCTGCGCGTCCTGAGCGACGGCAGCTACAGGAAGCACGTGGAGGGCCTGCGCGGCCGCCTGTCCAAGGCGAGGTTCGAGGTTGCGGCAAGGCTGAAGGGCCTCGGCATCGCGCCCTGGATTGAACCGCAGGCCGGCATGTTTCTATGGGCGCGCCTGCCGGACGGGCTGGACGCGGCGGATGTCGCACGGGCGGCGCTCGCGCGGAATGTCGTTCTGGCGCCGGGGAATGCGTTCAGCCTGTCGCAGTCCGCGACCGCATACCTGCGTTTCAACGTTTCGCAGACGCGCGATGATCGCATCTTCGCTGTCTTGCGCGATGTCCTTACGCAGGTTCGGAACGGGCGCGTTTAG
- a CDS encoding DMT family transporter, translated as MDETARGWMNGLVGVVIFSGSLPATRVAVMQFDPVFLTVARAAIAGFLALCLLVVFKERRPSRQDLVSLAIVAVGVVVGFPLLTALALQHVTSAHSIVFVGLLPLATAIFAVIRGGERPKPAFWIFSIMGSTIVAGFAASQGIAASPVGDMLMLAAIVVCGLGYAEGAKLSRRLGGWQVISWALTLSLPIMIVLAIISVPPSFSGIEGPAWLGLAYVSLFSMLIGFVFWYRGLAQGGIAAVGQLQLLQPFFGLALAATLLHEPVTTTMLAVTIAVILCVAGARKFAR; from the coding sequence ATGGACGAGACAGCACGCGGATGGATGAATGGCCTCGTTGGCGTGGTCATCTTCAGCGGGTCGCTGCCTGCCACCCGCGTGGCCGTGATGCAGTTCGATCCCGTTTTCCTGACAGTGGCCCGCGCGGCGATCGCCGGCTTCCTGGCACTCTGCCTGCTGGTCGTTTTCAAGGAGCGGCGCCCCTCGCGACAGGATCTGGTCTCACTCGCGATTGTCGCCGTCGGCGTCGTGGTCGGTTTCCCGCTGCTCACCGCATTGGCCCTGCAGCACGTGACCTCGGCCCACTCCATCGTCTTCGTCGGCCTCCTGCCGCTGGCGACGGCGATCTTCGCGGTCATCCGCGGGGGTGAACGACCAAAGCCCGCGTTCTGGATCTTCTCGATCATGGGCAGCACGATCGTCGCGGGCTTTGCTGCTTCACAGGGCATCGCCGCGTCGCCTGTCGGCGACATGCTCATGCTGGCGGCGATCGTCGTCTGCGGGCTTGGCTACGCGGAGGGCGCGAAGTTGTCCCGCAGGCTCGGCGGCTGGCAGGTGATATCCTGGGCGCTCACATTGTCGCTGCCGATCATGATCGTGCTGGCGATCATCTCCGTGCCGCCATCATTCTCCGGCATCGAAGGACCCGCGTGGCTCGGGCTTGCTTATGTCTCGCTGTTCAGCATGTTGATCGGCTTCGTCTTCTGGTATCGAGGACTGGCGCAGGGTGGCATCGCGGCGGTGGGCCAGCTGCAACTTCTGCAACCCTTCTTCGGCTTGGCGCTCGCCGCCACGCTCTTGCACGAGCCGGTGACGACAACGATGCTGGCGGTGACCATCGCGGTCATCCTATGCGTGGCCGGCGCGCGGAAGTTCGCGAGATAG
- a CDS encoding FMN-binding negative transcriptional regulator: MYVPPAFREDDPSELRRIMREARLSTLVTATTEGLIATPLPLILDDGEGEHGVLHGHLAKANPQWKLPASGEALVIFSGPDAYVSPSWYPSKREHGKVVPTWNYVAVHAYGQPEFFDDEARLLEAVTRLTNLHEQPRAAPWSVTDAPEAFIKAQLKGIVGLRLPITRIEGKRKMSQNRNADDRDGVAEGLLASDEASDQVVSQLIPRQR; the protein is encoded by the coding sequence ATGTATGTGCCACCCGCATTCCGTGAGGACGATCCCTCGGAACTTCGGCGGATCATGAGGGAGGCCCGCCTCTCAACGCTGGTGACCGCGACGACCGAGGGCCTGATCGCGACCCCGCTTCCGCTCATTCTCGATGATGGCGAAGGCGAGCACGGCGTGCTCCATGGCCATCTCGCCAAGGCCAACCCCCAATGGAAATTGCCCGCCAGCGGGGAAGCGCTCGTCATTTTCTCCGGGCCGGACGCCTATGTGTCGCCCTCCTGGTATCCGTCCAAGCGCGAGCACGGCAAAGTCGTGCCGACCTGGAACTATGTGGCGGTGCATGCCTATGGACAGCCCGAGTTCTTTGATGACGAGGCGCGGCTCCTTGAGGCGGTCACACGCCTCACGAACCTCCACGAACAGCCCCGCGCCGCGCCCTGGAGCGTGACGGACGCGCCGGAGGCCTTTATCAAGGCGCAGCTCAAGGGGATCGTCGGCCTCCGGCTCCCGATCACCCGTATCGAGGGCAAGCGCAAGATGAGCCAGAACCGGAACGCGGATGACCGCGACGGCGTGGCGGAGGGCCTGCTCGCAAGCGACGAGGCGAGCGATCAGGTCGTCTCCCAGCTCATCCCACGCCAGCGGTAA
- the pbpC gene encoding penicillin-binding protein 1C, which translates to MLWHYTVALGPLDLSVADLRSTEVRDRDGRLLRAFTTRDGRWRLPVKTEDVDPRFLALLTLYEDKRFESHPGIDGFALVRAAGQFAWNGRVVSGASTLTMQVARLLEPRAERTLDAKLRQAVRAVELERRFAKTEILSLYLSLAPYGGNLEGLRAASFAYFAKEPKRLSLAEQALLVALPQSPETRRPDRFPEAARAARSRVLARALEAGFISEAEVEAAERAPIPEARQPLPMVAAHAAEQAVRDDPDATTIRLAIDGRLQRSLESLARESAERVGPGVSAAIVAIDNATGEIRAQVGASDYFARDRAGAVDATLAVRSPGSALKPFIYAFAFDNGIAHPETVLDDRRVRFGTYAPENFDLAFQGTVTARRALQQSLNMPAVELLDVLGSVKFLARLRSAGADIVLPKDETGPPGLAVALGGLGIRLTDMARLYAGLARGGDMPGLVRRLDRPAEARRDQPLTTPVAAWYVADILRGAPPPDNAVPGRIAFKTGTSYGYRDAWAIGFDRQTTIAVWLGRPDGASVSGLVARSTAAPVLFDAFARLDRAPEPIPAPPNVLFASTATLPPPLRHLRQDQPKTIAATATAPLRIAYPPNGARVDLGLRANASEASALSLKASGGVLPLTWLVNGAPVSEANLRRQSSWQPDGEGFARVSVIDAKGASDSVTVRLE; encoded by the coding sequence ATGCTCTGGCATTACACGGTGGCGCTGGGGCCGCTCGATCTGTCCGTCGCGGACCTCAGGTCGACGGAGGTGCGCGATCGCGACGGCAGGCTGTTGCGGGCCTTCACGACCCGGGATGGGCGCTGGCGTCTGCCGGTGAAGACCGAGGATGTCGATCCGCGCTTTCTGGCGCTGTTGACGCTTTACGAGGACAAGCGTTTCGAGAGCCATCCTGGCATCGACGGCTTCGCGCTGGTCCGAGCGGCCGGGCAGTTCGCCTGGAATGGCCGGGTCGTGTCCGGCGCCTCGACATTGACGATGCAGGTCGCGCGGCTGCTTGAGCCGCGGGCGGAGCGCACGCTCGATGCCAAGCTGAGACAGGCGGTGCGCGCTGTTGAACTCGAACGTCGTTTCGCCAAGACCGAGATCCTCTCGCTCTATCTCAGCCTTGCGCCCTATGGCGGCAATCTGGAGGGGCTGAGAGCCGCGAGCTTCGCCTATTTCGCCAAGGAGCCGAAGCGTCTGTCGCTCGCCGAGCAGGCGCTGCTGGTGGCCTTGCCGCAATCGCCGGAGACGCGCCGGCCGGATCGTTTTCCGGAGGCGGCGCGCGCGGCGCGTTCCCGCGTGCTGGCGCGGGCGCTGGAGGCGGGTTTCATTTCCGAGGCGGAGGTGGAGGCGGCGGAGCGAGCGCCGATCCCCGAGGCGCGCCAGCCTCTGCCCATGGTTGCCGCCCATGCCGCCGAACAGGCTGTTCGCGACGACCCGGACGCCACGACCATCCGGCTTGCCATCGACGGCCGTCTGCAACGCAGCCTGGAAAGTCTGGCGCGCGAGAGCGCCGAGCGCGTCGGCCCTGGGGTGTCCGCCGCGATCGTCGCCATCGACAATGCGACGGGCGAAATCCGGGCGCAGGTCGGCGCGTCCGATTATTTCGCGCGGGACCGCGCTGGCGCCGTCGATGCGACGCTTGCCGTGCGCTCGCCGGGTTCCGCGCTGAAGCCGTTCATCTATGCCTTCGCCTTCGACAACGGGATTGCCCATCCCGAGACAGTGCTCGATGACCGCCGTGTCCGCTTCGGCACCTATGCGCCCGAGAATTTCGATCTCGCCTTCCAGGGAACGGTGACAGCCCGTCGCGCGCTCCAGCAATCGCTCAACATGCCGGCGGTGGAACTGCTCGATGTGCTGGGCTCGGTGAAGTTCCTCGCCCGCCTCCGCAGCGCCGGCGCCGATATCGTGCTGCCCAAGGACGAGACCGGGCCGCCCGGCCTCGCGGTCGCCCTCGGCGGCCTCGGCATCCGGCTCACCGACATGGCGCGTCTTTATGCGGGGCTGGCGCGCGGCGGCGATATGCCCGGGCTGGTGCGCCGCCTCGACCGGCCGGCGGAGGCGCGGCGTGACCAGCCGCTGACGACGCCGGTCGCCGCCTGGTACGTGGCCGATATCCTGCGCGGCGCGCCGCCGCCGGACAATGCAGTACCGGGCCGCATCGCCTTCAAGACCGGGACGTCCTACGGCTATCGCGATGCCTGGGCCATCGGCTTCGACCGGCAGACCACCATCGCCGTGTGGCTGGGGCGGCCTGACGGGGCCTCGGTGTCCGGGCTTGTGGCGCGCAGCACGGCCGCACCCGTCCTGTTCGATGCCTTCGCGCGGCTTGATCGCGCGCCGGAACCGATCCCCGCGCCGCCCAACGTGCTGTTCGCCTCGACGGCGACGCTGCCGCCGCCGCTGCGCCATTTGCGGCAGGACCAGCCGAAGACGATCGCAGCCACCGCGACGGCTCCGCTGCGCATCGCCTATCCGCCGAATGGCGCGCGCGTCGACCTCGGTTTGCGCGCGAACGCCAGCGAGGCCTCCGCGCTATCGCTGAAGGCGAGCGGTGGCGTGCTGCCGCTGACATGGCTGGTGAACGGCGCGCCCGTCTCGGAGGCGAACCTGCGGCGACAGTCGAGCTGGCAGCCGGACGGAGAGGGCTTCGCGCGGGTGTCGGTTATCGACGCCAAAGGCGCCAGCGACAGCGTGACGGTGCGGCTGGAGTGA